One window from the genome of Camelus bactrianus isolate YW-2024 breed Bactrian camel chromosome 4, ASM4877302v1, whole genome shotgun sequence encodes:
- the LOC105067538 gene encoding protein SPATA31F1-like has product MLSPTFVLWDLEYSLYTYGSIFIIILIIWLVKKNYHGLTLEPKRSCCQRHRKVRQRAKDAASKARRLSWKEAEKPWELLSVMRSQGWLPQEGSVRQLLCADPYCQTCNAMALEIQQLVVGENTLVSPTSTRPSQGSSCLEILSTSNVSFEQSLEHCSPHFEGLSLPSATLTVSQKSLTQSAAQSAGVVSIHDYSAEHLKLRQGFQGPEVPRGPETMFSSRIEEPVVSVNLQEMMQNNPGLVCGNQGQQPVNSQVSLLTLNQEITTLTHPMALQMVTVLAAHLPFLSPEVLRLLEVHVKKWMHFQRWGLPRRVEESLRQFMPNPPLSYQPVHNQPVSQFSVETFGNISYQNWGSCMAGQPTQAFWVSEWSIIDPEQRHYYQQAPNHMALALSSPALKELSGLYLMPGKQSNDSVAHVQQEYSQLFCGLPSLHSESLVNTFLGSQGLSMNDSMSKPPLNDPFLFKDLSFLPLLPKNPPQSAPPSTLTSQNWIAPSDHQKAQINVPFLTLDECEALEWHLLQRQLQLQWGSPGGFQRDQHAQSPVQYKTCDNAQPSETVKTSWPGQPVSVFTRELLFPQHARRLLDFHLQRQLIHHRWGLPQKIQQSIQLLLSPADQQTMSWSSTALDSVNIPQLTALEATGAEDPFSPPVDPVSVPRPHMFDQAKAILQSHIDSKCGQIHQCNVPAYVCNSWECIIPGGLEVAPFTCIPESKPLELPAAADPDLQQKVMPLMPAALDQQQQASPVVIEHSKLPRKLSEGAIEKLETTLRHKYLAFLSGLPTLYYVALSRAMAPAITCQAMITETVPGPVQFPTEPLTQMTSPEEQSLSPRPGFQDANEACADIADEFQADMQVEGLIEIVPPESQTEPARPYLFREPVLAKLNFHLRKKILEIQLGIPLKARESREQMVAIPENICTQESPGSLNHQGEALLQELPIPPDTPCAPDPEWLRFKEQLATELKAVHQKQKQLGSSTVPHGSVHWASKISQPSGNMTEAQVLCVQLEASLNNPSLEEPCSPKPQSPDKSKDSAQVPTLAEKKEKPSKPKSAGDHGEGDAGLAFSSTREKSCSAEAQRPEGVLLNRTPRSPWQRRHRFHLGAPCQHSPQHRPQPKLPELSPGVPRGKDSEKNDLKDSQAKGKVIRKPARVPENAQPVVTHRSRGQPFLGQLTPGKPLQGQTLQGWVLQGQVMPGPTHKRPSLPESGLRNKMKSFLHCFNPKTKGKGHKESMSSTSEKVANMRKENVEKSLAPGKSPKGRTKTEKMRGDPKAQFSPADKQVGLAFLDVPHSPDSKLRHRSHSHQPHSASVLGTPRHCPRHCPRVACVTQPGNPP; this is encoded by the exons ATGCTGAGTCCAACTTTTGTTCTGTGGGATTTGGAATATTCCTTATATACCTATGGCTCCATCTTCATTATTATCCTAATTATCTGGCTAGTGAAAAAGAATTACCATGGATTAACATTGGAACCTAAAAGGAGCTGCTGTCAG CGTCACCGGAAAGTCAGACAAAGGGCTAAAGATGCAGCATCAAAAG CAAGGAGACTTTCCTGGAAAGAAGCTGAGAAGCCGTGGGAGCTGCTCTCTGTCATGAGAAG CCAGGGCTGGCTTCCTCAGGAGGGGAGTGTGCGGCAGCTCCTGTGTGCAGATCCCTACTGCCAAACCTGCAATGCCATGGCTCTGGAGATTCAGCAGTTGGTGGTGGGTGAGAACACCTTGGTCTCTCCCACTTCAACCCGGCCATCGCAGGGCTCTTCTTGTCTAGAGATTTTGTCCACATCTAATGTGTCTTTTGAGCAGAGTCTGGAGCATTGTTCCCCACACTTCGAAGGCCTTTCCCTTCCATCTGCAACCCTCACAGTGTCACAGAAATCCTTAACCCAGTCAGCTGCCCAGTCAGCTGGTGTGGTCAGCATCCATGATTACTCGGCTGAACACCTCAAGCTAAGGCAGGGTTTTCAAGGGCCAGAGGTACCCAGGGGCCCAGAGACTATGTTTTCATCAAGGATTGAGGAACCTGTGGTTTCCGTGAACCTGCAGGAGATGATGCAGAACAACCCCGGCCTTGTCTGTGGAAACCAAGGCCAACAGCCTGTGAATTCTCAGGTCTCTCTGCTGACCCTGAACCAAGAAATCACTACCCTGACACATCCTATGGCCTTGCAAATGGTAACTGTCCTTGCTGCCCACCTGCCATTCCTCAGTCCTGAAGTCTTGAGGCTTCTTGAGGTACATGTTAAAAAATGGATGCATTTCCAGAGGTGGGGGCTCCCCAGACGTGTGGAAGAGTCCCTGAGGCAGTTTATGCCAAATCCGCCATTATCTTACCAACCTGTACATAATCAACCAGTTTCTCAGTTCTCTGTTGAGACGTTTGGAAACATTTCATACCAGAACTGGGGTTCATGTATGGCAGGCCAACCTACTCAGGCCTTCTGGGTTTCTGAATGGTCCATTATAGACCCAGAACAAAGACACTACTACCAGCAAGCCCCGAACCATATGGCTCTAGCCTTGTCCTCTCCAGCCCTTAAAGAATTAAGTGGCCTCTATCTAATGCCTGGGAAACAGTCTAATGATTCAGTGGCCCATGTGCAGCAGGAATACAGCCAGCTATTCTGTGGCCTCCCTTCACTGCACAGCGAGTCCTTGGTTAACACCTTCTTGGGTTCTCAAGGCCTCTCCATGAATGACAGCATGTCCAAACCCCCTTTGAATGATCCTTTTCTCTTCAAggatctctccttcctccctctgctgcctAAAAATCCACCCCAATCAGCTCCGCCCTCTACTCTGACTTCCCAAAATTGGATTGCTCCATCTGACCACCAGAAGGCTCAGATCAATGTCCCGTTCCTGACTCTGGACGAGTGTGAGGCCTTGGAGTGGCACCTGCTGCAGAGGCAGCTCCAGCTTCAGTGGGGCTCGCCAGGTGGTTTCCAGAGAGATCAGCATGCCCAGAGCCCTGTGCAGTATAAGACCTGTGACAATGCCCAGCCTTCTGAGACTGTGAAGACTTCTTGGCCAGGGCAGCCCGTCTCAGTCTTCACAAGGGAACTACTCTTCCCACAGCATGCCAGGAGGCTGCTGGATTTCCACCTCCAGAGGCAGTTGATTCACCATCGCTGGGGCCTGCCCCAGAAGATCCAGCAGTCCATCCAGTTGCTCCTGTCCCCCGCTGACCAGCAGACTATGTCCTGGAGCAGCACAGCACTGGACAGTGTGAATATCCCCCAACTTACAGCTCTAGAGGCCACTGGGGCTGAAGATCCATTCTCACCCCCTGTGGACCCAGTGTCAGTCCCTAGGCCACACATGTTTGACCAGGCCAAGGCAATACTGCAGAGCCACATCGACTCCAAATGTGGGCAGATTCACCAGTGCAATGTCCCTGCCTATGTATGTAACTCTTGGGAGTGCATAATTCCTGGGGGCCTGGAAGTGGCTCCCTTCACCTGCATCCCAGAAAGCAAGCCCCTGGAACTGCCAGCAGCCGCTGACCCGGACCTACAACAGAAAGTTATGCCCTTGATGCCAGCAGCCCTTGATCAGCAGCAACAGGCCTCACCTGTTGTCATTGAACATTCTAAGCTGCCCCGAAAGCTGTCCGAGGGAGCCATTGAGAAACTGGAGACAACTTTACGGCACAAGTATCTGGCCTTCTTGTCAGGGCTGCCCACTCTTTATTATGTGGCTCTCTCCAGGGCCATGGCCCCAGCAATCACTTGCCAAGCTATGATCACAGAGACGGTGCCTGGGCCTGTCCAATTCCCAACAGAACCTCTAACTCAGATGACCTCACCTGAAGAGCAGAGTCTAAGTCCTAGGCCAGGCTTTCAAGATGCCAATGAGGCTTGTGCAGACATTGCAGATGAATTCCAGGCTGACATGCAGGTGGAAGGATTAATCGAGATAGTGCCACCAGAAAGCCAGACAGAGCCTGCGAGGCCCTACTTATTCAGGGAACCTGTCTTGGCCAAACTAAATTTCCATCTGAGAAAGAAGATCCTCGAGATACAACTGGGAATTCCCTTAAAGGCAAGGGAGTCCAGGGAACAAATGGTAGCAATCCCGGAGAACATATGCACACAGGAGTCTCCTGGGAGTCTGAACCACCAAGGAGAAGCACTGCTCCAGGAACTCCCGATCCCACCAGATACACCATGTGCCCCAGATCCAGAATGGCTCCGCTTCAAAGAACAGCTGGCCACTGAGTTGAAGGCAGTGCATCAGAAACAGAAGCAACTTGGTTCCAGTACAGTACCCCATGGTTCTGTCCACTGGGCCTCCAAAATCTCCCAACCCAGTGGGAACATGACAGAGGCCCAGGTGCTTTGTGTTCAGCTGGAGGCCAGTCTGAACAACCCCAGCCTGGAGGAGCCCTGTAGCCCCAAGCCCCAAAGCCCTGACAAGAGCAAGGACTCAGCCCAAGTACCCACACtggcagaaaagaaagagaagccaaGCAAACCCAAATCGGCCGGGGACCATGGAGAAGGGGATGCCGGGCTTGCGTTCTCCTCCACAAGAGAAAAAAGCTGCTCTGCTGAAGCCCAGAGACCAGAAGGGGTGCTTCTGAACAGGACACCCCGCAGCCCCTGGCAACGGAGACATCGCTTTCACCTTGGTGCTCCCTGTCAACACAGTCCCCAGCATCGCCCCCAGCCTAAACTCCCAGAACTATCTCCTGGAGTCCCCCGGGGGAAAGACTCTGAGAAGAATGACCTGAAAGACAGCCAAGCCAAGGGCAAAGTCATCCGCAAGCCAGCAAGGGTTCCTGAGAACGCCCAGCCCGTGGTGACCCACAGGTCACGGGGCCAGCCTTTCCTGGGCCAACTCACTCCAGGGAAGCCATTGCAAGGACAAACTTTACAAGGTTGGGTTTTGCAGGGGCAGGTGATGCCAGGCCCTACTCACAAGAGGCCCAGCCTTCCAGAATCTGGCCTGAGAAATAAGATGAAATCTTTTCTGCACTGTTTTAACCCCAAGACAAAAGGCAAAGGGCATAAAGAATCCATGTCCTCCACATCTGAGAAAGTGGCcaacatgagaaaagaaaatgtagaaaagagCCTGGCTCCAGGCAAAAGTCCCAAGGGACGAACTAAGACAGAGAAGATGAGAGGAGACCCCAAGGCACAATTCTCCCCTGCTGATAAGCAGGTGGGCCTGGCCTTCTTGGATGTTCCCCATTCCCCAGACAGTAAGCTCCGGCACCGCTCCCATTCCCATCAGCCCCACTCTGCCTCAGTCCTGGGCACTCCTCGCCACTGCCCTCGACACTGTCCTCGAGTGGCTTGTGTCACCCAACCAGGGAACCCACCCTAA